In the Rhodoferax fermentans genome, CCGATACATGTGGTGCTTGCAAAACAAGCGCCACATGCTCGTCTCACCCGCATGACCTGGCACAGGCAGGCGGCCAAGGCTTAATCAGTAGCCTGTTTTTGCAGTGGCTTGCCAGAAGGCGTCATCAAGCAGCAGTTCATGTGTGCTCGGCTGCTGGCCAGGATTTGCCAGCAACACACGCAGACGCGGCGCCCCTTGGGCCGGGACGGCCACAATCCAAGAAGCCATCGTGTGTTCACGCCCACTACGCCACAAGCTGTTGTTGGCTCCGTCATGTTGGTCATGGCTGAAAGCCGAGAATTGATCCAGCGTGTAGAGCTCTGTCTGTTGCCCCAACAAGGTCTGGATGCGATTCAGCCGTGTGGCGCTGCTGGTGCCGATTTTCTGGTTGTAAAGCGCCGCCAGCGCAGGGTCAAGGTAGTGATTGGTGTGCGCCAGTGAACCACTGTCACGGCTCTTGACGCTGAATGTGCCATCCAGCCCAACCTCCACCTGTACCACCATGCGTCGGTCAGAAAGCATGAAAAAATTGGCCCGCGATTTTGAAAACAGGAGCGCCGCATCATCCAAAACCGCCCGCACAGTGCTGTAGCCGCTCAAGACTTGAACCATGATGCCATGTTTGTCCGGCTGGGCCTCGCGCACCGAACGCGGGATATTGCTGGATGCCGAAACAATGCTCAAGCCGCGTTCATTCACGCCCGCCTTCAGCCCTGGGGCATTGTTTCCCTCAGCGTACAAGCCCAAGAACTTCAGCCCGGTTTTGGGACTCACTTTTTTGAGGTACTGCCAGTGATCGGGCACCCAATCCCGGTTTTTGGAAATCAGCGTGCCACCACCCGCCTGAGTCCCTGCCACCGCCCACAAGGTACAAGCCCATGCACTCCATGGCGCCAGCAGCACCGACCACACCAGCAGCAGAATTCGCCCTCGCATGTTGCCTACACCTCAGGTCAATGCAAAACCGCGTTAAGAAGTTGCGCCAATCGCAGACCAGCCTTGGCGATTTGCTTACGAATGACGGGGGCTGCCTGTTGCTGGTAGGCCAGATCGAGCACCACCGGTCCCTGTAAGTCAACGCCACAACTGAACCCCGCCAAGGGATCAAAGACAAATTGGCGGGACAGCAAACGTGTTTCGCGCATCCACTGCGTGGGTGCGTCTGCCGCTGGTGCAGCGCTGAAATCTGGCAAAGGAGTCAGCACCAACGGACCGCTCT is a window encoding:
- a CDS encoding carcinine hydrolase/isopenicillin-N N-acyltransferase family protein — its product is MRGRILLLVWSVLLAPWSAWACTLWAVAGTQAGGGTLISKNRDWVPDHWQYLKKVSPKTGLKFLGLYAEGNNAPGLKAGVNERGLSIVSASSNIPRSVREAQPDKHGIMVQVLSGYSTVRAVLDDAALLFSKSRANFFMLSDRRMVVQVEVGLDGTFSVKSRDSGSLAHTNHYLDPALAALYNQKIGTSSATRLNRIQTLLGQQTELYTLDQFSAFSHDQHDGANNSLWRSGREHTMASWIVAVPAQGAPRLRVLLANPGQQPSTHELLLDDAFWQATAKTGY